The Zonotrichia albicollis isolate bZonAlb1 chromosome 6, bZonAlb1.hap1, whole genome shotgun sequence genome window below encodes:
- the CEP170B gene encoding centrosomal protein of 170 kDa protein B isoform X4, with protein sequence MSVTSWFLVSSTGIRHRLPREMIFVGRDDCELMLQSRSVDKQHAVINYDKDKDEHWVKDLGSLNGTFVNDVRIPDQKYITLKLNDVIRFGYDSNMYVLEQIQHKVPEEALKHEKYTSQLQMNYKGTAMKRAEQPMEHSVYTESPQAKLEKGERKAITETNTYRTPLYGQPSWWGEDDANNKEERRQEEHYSERSKEVTQHEEEMNGNISTYRDAQEQSVFAFRREPSYFEIPTKEFQQPSKSPETQVHEIPTKDVDAVVAPVVQSHASFTIEFDDGTPGKIKIKDHVTKFSLRQRRPYSKEPAHTEMMSAESKVADWLVQNDPSLMRRQSAGDDVYSTKSDLPIHVRTLKGNRHEDGTQSDTEDPKAEKETPAAGGERPAEQTRLQRQMRRDPHEMLHNKQAFVIEFFEDTPRKKRSQSFTHSAHSSQSDTDPGMKSKVEKRKNALPAEKLGNSAPPSHLTAQAGKASNSSCGTQRASSFKRDKTEDRINSSSSSAPRVKSYGSVGRKSKMAQDFMAEYLRETAQSGKPNAEKAAPVPMPAAPRVVISSEPEPASAPPPEVKSAQGRRNDEEDSVSETGTYTIETESQDKEVEEARKMIDQVFGVLESPEFSRISSTFRPVIKGEKDDASSQHLISENGTSQKSPLLQALSSKAVNGSQAEAQMSAAAQGSQKWVSRWASLADSYSDSGFASGPGDGSVVSSESGVLPKPGEPENSVPSRTRRLLPQLPPSDKSESPTPTVLVCQESYSEVTKRTIVKDGCVEACGDSSSHLFIQEDLDPDSLSDASRSDDGFSTEKGKKYKENSKMLEQMREDNRSESRQPGATRISHVRAVSEPVSTSFYIGDDSNDTEVPSKLSMSISHARADKDSKDPEFSFKCAGTPVSGKPPVKDVSAYINTAGKVVISLHQSLPQDQENMSGKETASFVRQESFTKDKSSSGVPQNKLPHISSHPLLKDLEALRSTRMDFGQDTHLLLKDTETALAALEAKLLGQSQQLEPSETAGQLEDSLSGDSDVDTASTVSLVSGKNVPASAPKRKAVVGLQKEKSSSTPSIQDQCGQPSARDRLTEKQKTQAPEAPNRAEAAKRFQMKRSAGTRGSLDFTDDERSSNSPYLPVPDAVVSDHEHSVTRPVPRRKPFTQPTKEDQSKTTSNVQKIQQVLTRSNSLSTPRPTRASKLRRARLGDASDNECVDADKAASNSDATAQGTKQPTETKKLSRLDILAMPRKRAGSFTVPSDSETAQARTTGFSGRSAESYRKTGMSEVRAAARKTAAAASAKQPFSRTRSSSVKYSSSSSSSRRRPQGSDYTSTSEEEYGSNQSSPKHKRSHTSTATQTPRMRGSGLGRQKHNGRETDEDEDFDDNPDPYGFIAQTAEIAEIARLSQTLVKDVAILAREIHDVAGDGDSQSSSGTGPSPCLSSVPNTPASTISAREELVQHIPEASLNYQKVPPGSVELKDFDQNMNDNREEDPSRKTRTRNREEVIFDNLMLNPVSQLSHTIRENTENLAEKMKILFQNSERTWEEMEAKINSENEVPILKTSNKEISSILKELRRVQKQLEVINAIIDPTGNLDIVASNKASSAAKQSTATKVRTANNSGSTLETLSLPQMRNYAQKSNCGSSSLQDSNFIPDGEKYVI encoded by the exons TCCCGCAGCGTGGATAAGCAGCACGCCGTCATCAACTATGACAAGGACAAGGATGAGCACTGGGTGAAGGATCTCGGCAGCTTAAACGGG ACGTTTGTCAATGATGTGAGGATTCCTGACCAGAAGTACATCACCCTGAAACTGAACGATGTCATTCGCTTCGGCTACGAT TCCAATATGTATGTCCTGGAACAAATTCAACACAAAGTCCCAGAAGAAGCATTAAAG CATGAGAAGTACACCAGCCAGCTGCAGATGAACTACAAGGGCACGGCCATGAAGAGGGCGGAGCAGCCCATGGAGCACAGCGTCTACACAGAGTCCCCACAAGCCAAGctggagaaaggagagaggaaagcAATTACAG AAACAAATACTTACCGCACCCCTCTGTATGGGCAGCCCTCCTGGTGGGGGGAAGATGATGCAAACAACAAGGAAGAGAGAAGGCAAGAGGAACATTACTCAG AGAGATCAAAAGAGGTAACCCAACATGAAGAGGAAATGAATGGGAATATTTCTACTTATAGAGATGCCCAAGAACAATCTGTGTTTGCTTTCCGGAGAGAGCCAAGTTACTTTGAGATTCCAACTAAAGAATTTCAGCAGCCATCAAAATCTCCAGAAACACAGGTCCATGAGATCCCCACAAAAGATGTTGATGCTGTGGTAGCCCCTGTGGTACAGAGTCATGCCTCTTTCACCATTGAATTTGATGATGGTACACCTggtaaaataaagataaaagacCATGTAACAAAATTTTCACTCAGACAGAGAAGACCCTACAGTAAGGAGCCAGCTCACACAGAAATGATGTCAGCAGAGAGCAAAGTGGCTGACTGGCTTGTCCAGAATGACCCAAGCCTGATGAGAAGGCAGTCTGCAGGAGATGATGTTTACAGTACCAAGAGTGACCTGCCAATTCATGTAAGGACGCTCAAAG GCAACAGGCACGAGGACGGGACGCAGAGCGACACCGAAGACCCCAAGGCGGAGAAGGAGAcgccggcggcgggcggggagcgTCCCGCGGAGCAGACGAGGCTGCAGCGCCAGATGAGGCGCGACCCCCACGAGATGCTGCACAACAAGCAGGCCTTCGTCATCGAGTTCTTCGAGGACACGCCGCGCAAGAAGCGCTCCCAGTCCTTCACGCACAGCGCCCACTCATCCCAGAGCGACACGGATCCGGGCATGAAGAGCAAGGTGGAAAAGCGCAAGAACGCGCTGCCGGCGGAGAAGCTGGGAAATTCAGCGCCGCCGTCCCACCTCACAGCCCAGGCGGGCAAAGCCAGCAACAGCTCCTGCGGGACCCAAAGAGCCAGCTCCTTCAAGAGGGACAAGACAGAGGATCGGATCAACTCTTCGtcctcctctgctcccagaGTCAAAAGTTATGGGAGCGTTGGGAGGAAGTCGAAAATGGCTCAGGATTTTATGGCTGAGTACTTGCGTGAGACTGCTCAGTCTGGGAAGCCAAACGCTGAGAaagcagcccctgtgcccatGCCCGCAGCTCCACGTGTGGTTATATCCTCGGAACCAGAGCCTGCCTCTGCTCCACCTCCAGAGGTGAagtctgcccagggcaggaggaatgatgaggaggacagTGTGAGTGAGACGGGCACGTACACCATTGAGACAGAGTCGCAGGACAAAGAGGTGGAGGAAGCCCGAAAAATGATAGATCAG GTTTTTGGTGTTCTTGAATCGCCTGAATTTTCCAGAATCTCTTCAACCTTTAGACCAGTAATTAAAGGTGAAAAAGATGACGCCAGTTCTCAGCATCTAATCAGTGAAAACGGCACTAGTCAGAAGTCACCCTTGCTCCAGGCTCTTTCCTCAAAAGCTGTGAATGGGTCTCAGGCTGAGGCACAG atgtctgcagcagctcaggggagtCAGAAGTGGGTGTCAAGGTGGGCGAGCCTTGCGGACAGTTACTCTGACTCTGGATTTGCCTCTGGGCCGGGTGATGGAAGTGTAG TCTCTTCAGAAAGTGGGGTGCTCCCAAAACCTGGAGAACCAGAAAACTCTGTGCCCTCGAGAACAAGGCGCCttcttccccagctccctccaagTGATAAATCAGAGAGCCCCACTCCCACAGTCCTGGTGTGCCAGGAGTCCTATTCAGAGGTTACCAAGAGAACCATCGTGAAGGATGGCTGCGTGGAAGCCTGTGGCGATTCCAGCAGCCACCTCTTCATCCAGGAGGACCTGGATCCGGACAGCCTCAGCGATGCCAGCAGATCTGACGATGGCTTCAGCACAGAAAAAGGCAAGAAATACAAAGAGAACAGCAAAATGCTAGAGCAGATGAGGGAAGACAATAGATCAGAGAGTCGGCAGCCAGGAGCCACCCGGATCTCTCACGTGAGAGCTGTGAGTGAGCCAGTTTCTACTTCCTTCTACATTGGTGATGACAGCAATGATACAGAGGTTCCCTCCAAGCTCTCCATGAGTATATCCCATGCTCGAGCAGACAAGGACAGCAAGGATCCGGAGTTTTCCTTCAAGTGTGCTGGCACACCAGTTTCTGGAAAGCCACCGGTCAAAGATGTCAGTGCTTATATAAACACGGCTGGAAAAGTTGTCATTTCCCTTCATCAGAGTCTTCCTCAAGATCAAGAAAACATGTCAGGAAAGGAAACGGCATCTTTTGTTAGACAGGAAAGTTTTACCAAAGATAAATCAAGCAGTGGTGTTCCTCAGAATAAACTCCCACATATTTCAAGTCACCCTCTGCTTAAAGATTTAGAGGCTCTTCGGTCAACTCGTATGGACTTTGGTCAGGACACTCATCTTCTGCTTAAGGACACTGAAACTGCCTTGGCAGCGCTGGAAGCCAAATTGCTTGGTCAAAGCCAACAGCTGGAGCCATCAGAAACTGCTGGTCAGCTGGAGGACTCCTTGTCAGGGGACTCAGATGTAGACACAGCCAGCACAGTCAGCTTGGTGAGCGGCAAAAACGTCCCAGCAAGTGCCCCGAAACGCAAAGCAGTTGTGGGCTTGCAGAAGGAGAAATCTTCCTCCACACCATCCATCCAGGACCAGTGTGGGCAGCCCAGTGCTCGGGACAGGCTGACGGAGAAGCAGAAAACACAAGCGCCAGAGGCACCCAACCGAGCAGAGGCCGCCAAACGCTTCCAGATGAAGCGGAGCGCTGGGACTCGAGGGTCACTTGACTTCACAGATGACGAGAGAAGTTCGAACTCGCCCTACCTGCCAGTCCCAGATGCGGTTGTGTCTGACCACGAGCACTCGGTAACCCGGCCTGTTCCCAGGAGGAAACCTTTCACTCAGCCCACCAAGGAGGACCAGAGCAAAACGACCTCGAATGTGCAGAAAATCCAGCAGGTTCTCACTCGGTCCAACAGTTTATCCACCCCCCGGCCCACGAGGGCCTCAAAGCTGCGCCGCGCCCGGCTGGGAGATGCTTCGGACAACGAATGCGTGGATGCTGACAAAGCAGCCTCCAACTCGGATGCCACTGCTCAGGGCACCAAGCAGCCCACGGAGACGAAGAAGCTGTCCCGGCTGGACATCCTGGCCATGCCCAGGAAACGGGCAGGCTCATTCACAGTGCCCAGTGACTCGGAGACGGCGCAGGCGAGGACGACGGGGTTTTCGGGCCGCAGCGCCGAGTCCTATCGCAAGACAGGCATGTCGGAGgtgagagctgcagccaggaaaacagcagctgctgcctctgccaagCAGCCTTTCAGCAGGACTCGTTCAAGCAGTGTCAAGTATTCCTCCTCGTCATCCT CATCAAGGCGGAGACCACAGGGTTCAGATTACACTTCCACTTCGGAGGAGGAATATGGCTCAAATCAGAGCTCCCCTAAACACAAACGCTCCCATACTTCAACAGCCACACAAACACCGAGGATGcgtggctctgggctgggcaggcagaagCACAACGGCAGAGAAACAGATGAGGATGAAGATTTTGACGACAACCCTGACCCCTACGGCTTCATTGCACAAACAGCAGAGATAGCAGAAATAGCCAG GCTCAGCCAGACCTTGGTGAAGGATGTGGCCATCCTTGCTCGGGAGATTCACGACGTTGCTGGAGATGGGGACTCCCAGAGCTCCTCGGGGACAGGacccagcccctgcctcagctctgtgcccaaCACTCCAGCTTCCACCATATCTGCCAGAGAGGAG TTGGTGCAGCACATTCCAGAAGCAAGTCTGAACTACCAGAAAGTGCCTCCGGGATCAGTGGAACTGAAGGATTTTGACCAAAATATGAACGACAATAGAGAAGAGGATCCCTCAAGAAAAACAAGGACAAGAAACCGTGAGGAG GTAATCTTTGACAATCTGATGTTGAACCCAGTGTCCCAGTTATCACATACAATCcgtgaaaatacagaaaacctCGCTGAGAAAATGAA GATTCTGTTTCAAAACTCAGAAAGGACCTGGGAGGAAATGGAGGCCAAAATCAATTCAGAAAATGAAGTGCCAATTCTGAAAACATCAAACAAA GAAATCAGTTCTATCCTGAAGGAGCTCAGGCGAGTTCAAAAACAGCTTGAAG TCATAAACGCCATCATTGACCCCACTGGAAACTTGGATATAGTTGCCAGTAACAAAGCATCTTCTGCTGCTAAACAATCTACAGCCACTAAAGTCAGGACTGCTAACAATTCTGGGTCCACACTGGAGACTTTGTCCCTACCACAGATGAGGAACTACGCTCAGAAATCGAACTGTGGGTCTTCTAGCTTGCAAGATTCGAATTTCATTCCAGATGGAGAGAAATATGTGATCTGA
- the CEP170B gene encoding centrosomal protein of 170 kDa protein B isoform X3: MSVTSWFLVSSTGIRHRLPREMIFVGRDDCELMLQSRSVDKQHAVINYDKDKDEHWVKDLGSLNGTFVNDVRIPDQKYITLKLNDVIRFGYDSNMYVLEQIQHKVPEEALKHEKYTSQLQMNYKGTAMKRAEQPMEHSVYTESPQAKLEKGERKAITETNTYRTPLYGQPSWWGEDDANNKEERRQEEHYSERSKEVTQHEEEMNGNISTYRDAQEQSVFAFRREPSYFEIPTKEFQQPSKSPETQVHEIPTKDVDAVVAPVVQSHASFTIEFDDGTPGKIKIKDHVTKFSLRQRRPYSKEPAHTEMMSAESKVADWLVQNDPSLMRRQSAGDDVYSTKSDLPIHVRTLKGNRHEDGTQSDTEDPKAEKETPAAGGERPAEQTRLQRQMRRDPHEMLHNKQAFVIEFFEDTPRKKRSQSFTHSAHSSQSDTDPGMKSKVEKRKNALPAEKLGNSAPPSHLTAQAGKASNSSCGTQRASSFKRDKTEDRINSSSSSAPRVKSYGSVGRKSKMAQDFMAEYLRETAQSGKPNAEKAAPVPMPAAPRVVISSEPEPASAPPPEVKSAQGRRNDEEDSVSETGTYTIETESQDKEVEEARKMIDQVFGVLESPEFSRISSTFRPVIKGEKDDASSQHLISENGTSQKSPLLQALSSKAVNGSQAEAQMSAAAQGSQKWVSRWASLADSYSDSGFASGPGDGSVVSSESGVLPKPGEPENSVPSRTRRLLPQLPPSDKSESPTPTVLVCQESYSEVTKRTIVKDGCVEACGDSSSHLFIQEDLDPDSLSDASRSDDGFSTEKGKKYKENSKMLEQMREDNRSESRQPGATRISHVRAVSEPVSTSFYIGDDSNDTEVPSKLSMSISHARADKDSKDPEFSFKCAGTPVSGKPPVKDVSAYINTAGKVVISLHQSLPQDQENMSGKETASFVRQESFTKDKSSSGVPQNKLPHISSHPLLKDLEALRSTRMDFGQDTHLLLKDTETALAALEAKLLGQSQQLEPSETAGQLEDSLSGDSDVDTASTVSLVSGKNVPASAPKRKAVVGLQKEKSSSTPSIQDQCGQPSARDRLTEKQKTQAPEAPNRAEAAKRFQMKRSAGTRGSLDFTDDERSSNSPYLPVPDAVVSDHEHSVTRPVPRRKPFTQPTKEDQSKTTSNVQKIQQVLTRSNSLSTPRPTRASKLRRARLGDASDNECVDADKAASNSDATAQGTKQPTETKKLSRLDILAMPRKRAGSFTVPSDSETAQARTTGFSGRSAESYRKTGMSEVRAAARKTAAAASAKQPFSRTRSSSVKYSSSSSSSRRRPQGSDYTSTSEEEYGSNQSSPKHKRSHTSTATQTPRMRGSGLGRQKHNGRETDEDEDFDDNPDPYGFIAQTAEIAEIARLSQTLVKDVAILAREIHDVAGDGDSQSSSGTGPSPCLSSVPNTPASTISAREEIARRSFRLAYPSQLVQHIPEASLNYQKVPPGSVELKDFDQNMNDNREEDPSRKTRTRNREEVIFDNLMLNPVSQLSHTIRENTENLAEKMKILFQNSERTWEEMEAKINSENEVPILKTSNKEISSILKELRRVQKQLEVINAIIDPTGNLDIVASNKASSAAKQSTATKVRTANNSGSTLETLSLPQMRNYAQKSNCGSSSLQDSNFIPDGEKYVI, from the exons TCCCGCAGCGTGGATAAGCAGCACGCCGTCATCAACTATGACAAGGACAAGGATGAGCACTGGGTGAAGGATCTCGGCAGCTTAAACGGG ACGTTTGTCAATGATGTGAGGATTCCTGACCAGAAGTACATCACCCTGAAACTGAACGATGTCATTCGCTTCGGCTACGAT TCCAATATGTATGTCCTGGAACAAATTCAACACAAAGTCCCAGAAGAAGCATTAAAG CATGAGAAGTACACCAGCCAGCTGCAGATGAACTACAAGGGCACGGCCATGAAGAGGGCGGAGCAGCCCATGGAGCACAGCGTCTACACAGAGTCCCCACAAGCCAAGctggagaaaggagagaggaaagcAATTACAG AAACAAATACTTACCGCACCCCTCTGTATGGGCAGCCCTCCTGGTGGGGGGAAGATGATGCAAACAACAAGGAAGAGAGAAGGCAAGAGGAACATTACTCAG AGAGATCAAAAGAGGTAACCCAACATGAAGAGGAAATGAATGGGAATATTTCTACTTATAGAGATGCCCAAGAACAATCTGTGTTTGCTTTCCGGAGAGAGCCAAGTTACTTTGAGATTCCAACTAAAGAATTTCAGCAGCCATCAAAATCTCCAGAAACACAGGTCCATGAGATCCCCACAAAAGATGTTGATGCTGTGGTAGCCCCTGTGGTACAGAGTCATGCCTCTTTCACCATTGAATTTGATGATGGTACACCTggtaaaataaagataaaagacCATGTAACAAAATTTTCACTCAGACAGAGAAGACCCTACAGTAAGGAGCCAGCTCACACAGAAATGATGTCAGCAGAGAGCAAAGTGGCTGACTGGCTTGTCCAGAATGACCCAAGCCTGATGAGAAGGCAGTCTGCAGGAGATGATGTTTACAGTACCAAGAGTGACCTGCCAATTCATGTAAGGACGCTCAAAG GCAACAGGCACGAGGACGGGACGCAGAGCGACACCGAAGACCCCAAGGCGGAGAAGGAGAcgccggcggcgggcggggagcgTCCCGCGGAGCAGACGAGGCTGCAGCGCCAGATGAGGCGCGACCCCCACGAGATGCTGCACAACAAGCAGGCCTTCGTCATCGAGTTCTTCGAGGACACGCCGCGCAAGAAGCGCTCCCAGTCCTTCACGCACAGCGCCCACTCATCCCAGAGCGACACGGATCCGGGCATGAAGAGCAAGGTGGAAAAGCGCAAGAACGCGCTGCCGGCGGAGAAGCTGGGAAATTCAGCGCCGCCGTCCCACCTCACAGCCCAGGCGGGCAAAGCCAGCAACAGCTCCTGCGGGACCCAAAGAGCCAGCTCCTTCAAGAGGGACAAGACAGAGGATCGGATCAACTCTTCGtcctcctctgctcccagaGTCAAAAGTTATGGGAGCGTTGGGAGGAAGTCGAAAATGGCTCAGGATTTTATGGCTGAGTACTTGCGTGAGACTGCTCAGTCTGGGAAGCCAAACGCTGAGAaagcagcccctgtgcccatGCCCGCAGCTCCACGTGTGGTTATATCCTCGGAACCAGAGCCTGCCTCTGCTCCACCTCCAGAGGTGAagtctgcccagggcaggaggaatgatgaggaggacagTGTGAGTGAGACGGGCACGTACACCATTGAGACAGAGTCGCAGGACAAAGAGGTGGAGGAAGCCCGAAAAATGATAGATCAG GTTTTTGGTGTTCTTGAATCGCCTGAATTTTCCAGAATCTCTTCAACCTTTAGACCAGTAATTAAAGGTGAAAAAGATGACGCCAGTTCTCAGCATCTAATCAGTGAAAACGGCACTAGTCAGAAGTCACCCTTGCTCCAGGCTCTTTCCTCAAAAGCTGTGAATGGGTCTCAGGCTGAGGCACAG atgtctgcagcagctcaggggagtCAGAAGTGGGTGTCAAGGTGGGCGAGCCTTGCGGACAGTTACTCTGACTCTGGATTTGCCTCTGGGCCGGGTGATGGAAGTGTAG TCTCTTCAGAAAGTGGGGTGCTCCCAAAACCTGGAGAACCAGAAAACTCTGTGCCCTCGAGAACAAGGCGCCttcttccccagctccctccaagTGATAAATCAGAGAGCCCCACTCCCACAGTCCTGGTGTGCCAGGAGTCCTATTCAGAGGTTACCAAGAGAACCATCGTGAAGGATGGCTGCGTGGAAGCCTGTGGCGATTCCAGCAGCCACCTCTTCATCCAGGAGGACCTGGATCCGGACAGCCTCAGCGATGCCAGCAGATCTGACGATGGCTTCAGCACAGAAAAAGGCAAGAAATACAAAGAGAACAGCAAAATGCTAGAGCAGATGAGGGAAGACAATAGATCAGAGAGTCGGCAGCCAGGAGCCACCCGGATCTCTCACGTGAGAGCTGTGAGTGAGCCAGTTTCTACTTCCTTCTACATTGGTGATGACAGCAATGATACAGAGGTTCCCTCCAAGCTCTCCATGAGTATATCCCATGCTCGAGCAGACAAGGACAGCAAGGATCCGGAGTTTTCCTTCAAGTGTGCTGGCACACCAGTTTCTGGAAAGCCACCGGTCAAAGATGTCAGTGCTTATATAAACACGGCTGGAAAAGTTGTCATTTCCCTTCATCAGAGTCTTCCTCAAGATCAAGAAAACATGTCAGGAAAGGAAACGGCATCTTTTGTTAGACAGGAAAGTTTTACCAAAGATAAATCAAGCAGTGGTGTTCCTCAGAATAAACTCCCACATATTTCAAGTCACCCTCTGCTTAAAGATTTAGAGGCTCTTCGGTCAACTCGTATGGACTTTGGTCAGGACACTCATCTTCTGCTTAAGGACACTGAAACTGCCTTGGCAGCGCTGGAAGCCAAATTGCTTGGTCAAAGCCAACAGCTGGAGCCATCAGAAACTGCTGGTCAGCTGGAGGACTCCTTGTCAGGGGACTCAGATGTAGACACAGCCAGCACAGTCAGCTTGGTGAGCGGCAAAAACGTCCCAGCAAGTGCCCCGAAACGCAAAGCAGTTGTGGGCTTGCAGAAGGAGAAATCTTCCTCCACACCATCCATCCAGGACCAGTGTGGGCAGCCCAGTGCTCGGGACAGGCTGACGGAGAAGCAGAAAACACAAGCGCCAGAGGCACCCAACCGAGCAGAGGCCGCCAAACGCTTCCAGATGAAGCGGAGCGCTGGGACTCGAGGGTCACTTGACTTCACAGATGACGAGAGAAGTTCGAACTCGCCCTACCTGCCAGTCCCAGATGCGGTTGTGTCTGACCACGAGCACTCGGTAACCCGGCCTGTTCCCAGGAGGAAACCTTTCACTCAGCCCACCAAGGAGGACCAGAGCAAAACGACCTCGAATGTGCAGAAAATCCAGCAGGTTCTCACTCGGTCCAACAGTTTATCCACCCCCCGGCCCACGAGGGCCTCAAAGCTGCGCCGCGCCCGGCTGGGAGATGCTTCGGACAACGAATGCGTGGATGCTGACAAAGCAGCCTCCAACTCGGATGCCACTGCTCAGGGCACCAAGCAGCCCACGGAGACGAAGAAGCTGTCCCGGCTGGACATCCTGGCCATGCCCAGGAAACGGGCAGGCTCATTCACAGTGCCCAGTGACTCGGAGACGGCGCAGGCGAGGACGACGGGGTTTTCGGGCCGCAGCGCCGAGTCCTATCGCAAGACAGGCATGTCGGAGgtgagagctgcagccaggaaaacagcagctgctgcctctgccaagCAGCCTTTCAGCAGGACTCGTTCAAGCAGTGTCAAGTATTCCTCCTCGTCATCCT CATCAAGGCGGAGACCACAGGGTTCAGATTACACTTCCACTTCGGAGGAGGAATATGGCTCAAATCAGAGCTCCCCTAAACACAAACGCTCCCATACTTCAACAGCCACACAAACACCGAGGATGcgtggctctgggctgggcaggcagaagCACAACGGCAGAGAAACAGATGAGGATGAAGATTTTGACGACAACCCTGACCCCTACGGCTTCATTGCACAAACAGCAGAGATAGCAGAAATAGCCAG GCTCAGCCAGACCTTGGTGAAGGATGTGGCCATCCTTGCTCGGGAGATTCACGACGTTGCTGGAGATGGGGACTCCCAGAGCTCCTCGGGGACAGGacccagcccctgcctcagctctgtgcccaaCACTCCAGCTTCCACCATATCTGCCAGAGAGGAG ATTGCTCGTAGATCTTTTCGGCTGGCATATCCATCTCAG TTGGTGCAGCACATTCCAGAAGCAAGTCTGAACTACCAGAAAGTGCCTCCGGGATCAGTGGAACTGAAGGATTTTGACCAAAATATGAACGACAATAGAGAAGAGGATCCCTCAAGAAAAACAAGGACAAGAAACCGTGAGGAG GTAATCTTTGACAATCTGATGTTGAACCCAGTGTCCCAGTTATCACATACAATCcgtgaaaatacagaaaacctCGCTGAGAAAATGAA GATTCTGTTTCAAAACTCAGAAAGGACCTGGGAGGAAATGGAGGCCAAAATCAATTCAGAAAATGAAGTGCCAATTCTGAAAACATCAAACAAA GAAATCAGTTCTATCCTGAAGGAGCTCAGGCGAGTTCAAAAACAGCTTGAAG TCATAAACGCCATCATTGACCCCACTGGAAACTTGGATATAGTTGCCAGTAACAAAGCATCTTCTGCTGCTAAACAATCTACAGCCACTAAAGTCAGGACTGCTAACAATTCTGGGTCCACACTGGAGACTTTGTCCCTACCACAGATGAGGAACTACGCTCAGAAATCGAACTGTGGGTCTTCTAGCTTGCAAGATTCGAATTTCATTCCAGATGGAGAGAAATATGTGATCTGA